A single region of the Drosophila takahashii strain IR98-3 E-12201 chromosome 2R, DtakHiC1v2, whole genome shotgun sequence genome encodes:
- the LOC108061519 gene encoding uncharacterized protein: protein MDISVLWLYLLLVSVLLLFLVPTAESTLLFWACLYRLEICPFKTTTTGTG, encoded by the coding sequence ATGGATATCTCTGTGCTGTGGCTATACCTGCTCCTCGTGTCCGTCCTGCTCCTCTTCCTGGTGCCCACTGCCGAGTCCACGCTGCTCTTCTGGGCCTGTTTATACCGACTGGAGATCTGTCCCTTTAAGACCACCACTACTGGTACTGGCTAG